From Lolium perenne isolate Kyuss_39 chromosome 5, Kyuss_2.0, whole genome shotgun sequence, a single genomic window includes:
- the LOC127298011 gene encoding polyadenylate-binding protein-interacting protein 13-like, translated as MRVVFECQGILARIFRGFSSNICEYITSPGVEAELSSWPVMPPMIGSLVKWFHTAPRSQDDDNCNVDVGDRMFFAITNQCPSCLTVSTRPKSEEEKERSSRTVYCTNIQKTVTPDELINFFQIYFGQVSHVRIMGHENHATKIAFIEFMEASGAIAALSSSSIYVQGLIIRVNPSKTPIRRAHLQ; from the exons ATGAGAGTCGTTTTTGAATGCCAAG GAATCTTAGCAAGGATTTTCAGAGGATTCAGTTCAAACATTTGTGAGTACATCACATCGCCTGGTGTAGAGGCAGAGCTATCATCCTGGCCTGTCATGCCGCCGATGATAGGCTCACTCGTGAAGTGGTTTCACACAGCGCCACGGTCGCAAGACGACGACAACTGCAATGTTGATGTCGGCGACAGGATGTTCTTTGCGATCACCAACCAGTGCCCTTCCTGCCTCACGGTATCAACGAGACCGAAG TCGGAAGAAGAAAAGGAGAGATCCTCAAGGACTGTTTATTGCACAAATATCCAAAAAACG GTCACTCCAGATGAGCTAATTAACTTTTTCCAAATATACTTTGGCCAG GTTTCCCACGTAAGGATTATGGGCCATGAGAACCATGCCACCAAGATAGCTTTTATTGAGTTTATGGAG GCTAGTGGCGCTATTGCTGCTCTGAGCTCCAGCAGCATATATGTACAAGGCCTTATAATAAG GGTCAACCCTTCAAAGACACCAATCAGGAGGGCGCATTTACAATAA